Proteins from a genomic interval of Spea bombifrons isolate aSpeBom1 chromosome 4, aSpeBom1.2.pri, whole genome shotgun sequence:
- the LOC128492327 gene encoding intercellular adhesion molecule 5-like yields MGFRILWLLVLHICWISPKGASSCDVNVAEQQLFAERNEFVLLNCTSACSPLHWKSPLLKDNRTEGDGWISVMVKAELKKEKAYCNYVYPNATLITKAVQVIGYAFPSGVAIDMPDLLKEGALYDVTCSVYGVAPIDSVTVSLTRDGQVRQEKRFDNDSRQGMVNETVTFQFMARRSDNLKDFSCEATLELGTFLTHTVSSNNVTARTFSLPNNMEIISKVWIETGATAEVKCVAPKTFPPENVTMEMRFNFDPLSLDTIVRPDGTVEGRSTLPLSNVPTGKNELVCEAEVFGFARNSSFEVNIYEHPAIAYEVSKDGIGLGENITAFCNVTNANKEVYIIRVLESGQVVCEDDRFGRLACDITAGRRLPEMIVTCRAYLIENENVTEEESRKVSVYYPPQFTDNLCPNNVIWVEGKTTHLPCEAEGNPLPSVTCNLPDNITRKHSGAYTCEATNGHGKVEKSINLIVQYKPSPPVVTVAPSAEIRNGYPFNLTCESDALPASEYRWSLPPDAVVISSSDNSSITITHSTSSHGGEYRCEVSNKHGSATASVNVQITDNTWLIALIVSVVAAAVLLSAGLVFYWLWRKGKIGFYRVESAPCKSDSANEMTELSNGHQLQS; encoded by the exons GAGCGTCGTCCTGCGATGTAAATGTTGCGGAGCAGCAGTTGTTTGCGGAGCGGAACGAGTTTGTCCTCTTAAACTGCACGTCCGCGTGTTCGCCCTTACACTGGAAATCCCCGCTTCTGAAAGACAACAGGACGGAGGGCGACGGATGGATATCGGTCATGGTGAAAGCCgagctgaaaaaagaaaaggcctatTGCAATTATGTATACCCCAACGCGACGCTGATTACAAAGGCGGTGCAAGTCATTGGCTACG cctTTCCCAGCGGGGTGGCAATAGACATGCCGGATTTACTAAAAGAAGGGGCTCTGTATGATGTCACGTGCAGTGTTTACGGGGTAGCACCCATTGATTCTGTCACCGTGTCGTTGACAAGAGACGGTCAAGTGAGACAGGAGAAGAGGTTTGACAACGACAGCCGGCAAGGGATGGTTAATGAAACGGTGACATTCCAGTTTATGGCGCGACGGAGTGACAACCTGAAGGACTTCTCCTGTGAAGCCACCCTGGAACTTGGCACTTTTCTCACCCATACGGTTTCATCTAACAATGTCACCGCTAGGACATTCA GTCTACCAAATAACATGGAAATAATCTCGAAGGTGTGGATCGAGACAGGAGCCACCGCCGAAGTTAAATGCGTGGCGCCCAAAACGTTCCCCCCAGAAAACGTGACGATGGAAATGCGTTTTAACTTCGATCCGTTGAGTCTGGATACGATCGTAAGGCCGGACGGCACGGTGGAAGGGAGAAGTACGCTGCCTTTGAGCAACGTGCCAACTGGGAAAAACGAGCTTGTCTGTGAAGCAGAGGTTTTTGGCTTCGCAAGAAATAGTTCCTTCGAAGTCAATATTTATG AGCACCCAGCCATCGCATACGAGGTATCGAAAGACGGCATCGGTTTGGGTGAAAACATAACGGCATTTTGTAATGTAACAAACGCTAACAAAGAAGTGTATATAATTCGCGTCTTGGAGAGCGGGCAGGTCGTGTGTGAAGATGATAGATTTGGAAGACTCGCGTGCGATATTACTGCCGGCCGCAGATTGCCCGAGATGATTGTTACGTGCAGGGCTTACCTCATTGAGAATGAAAATGTAACCGAAGAGGAATCTAGAAAAGTTTCAGTATATT ATCCTCCACAGTTCACGGATAATCTTTGTCCAAACAACGTCATATGGGTAGAAGGAAAGACTACGCATCTCCCCTGCGAAGCCGAGGGGAACCCATTGCCTTCGGTGACATGTAATCTGCCCGACAATATAACGAGGAAACACTCCGGTGCTTATACATGTGAAGCTACGAACGGTCATGGGAAAGTGGAGAAGTCTATAAACCTCATAGTGCAAT ATAAGCCATCGCCACCTGTAGTAACCGTGGCTCCCAGCGCAGAAATTAGAAACGGATATCCTTTCAATCTGACGTGTGAGTCGGACGCTCTTCCCGCTTCCGAGTACAGATGGAGTCTCCCACCCGATGCTGTCGTGATCTCGTCCTCGGATAACAGCTCCATCACCATCACCCACTCGACATCCTCCCACGGCGGGGAGTACAGGTGTGAGGTCAGCAATAAGCACGGATCGGCAACAGCAAGCGTCAATGTACAGATTACGG ATAACACCTGGCTGATCGCTCTTATTGTCAGCGTGGTCGCCGCCGCTGTCCTGCTATCGGCTGGCCTGGTTTTTTACTGGTTATGGCGAAAAGGCAAAATCGGGTTTTACCGCGTAGAAAGTGCGCCGTGCAAGAGTGACTCCGCGAACGAGATGACCGAGCTGAGCAACGGGCACCAGCTGCAAAGTTAG